One region of Streptomyces sp. NBC_00442 genomic DNA includes:
- a CDS encoding polymorphic toxin-type HINT domain-containing protein has protein sequence MQTGSSQAMSTQADHYFLRGMDGDRTDPDDKTKTRGVTVPDGEGNTLTDDEAWAGFEYRSETFDRPGGKILAKSVNTPWKKETAKRVRDWGTTTANLTGTSRNRVFTYLDAQGTWRETRANTTLDDLGRPVTIEDLGDTGNDGDETCTRATYADGEWIRTAMIHTETVAATCAAEPDRDTRADGTSVVLADTRTRYDGQAYGAAPTSGLATMTETLKSRTGHSATYLDSTAGYDAYGRPLTATELASTSVFDPDDAAKAPSTTPAAAPRTTTTVYTPATGRPTKVAVTGPPATAGNAATAQSTTSYLDLLRGVPYITTDANNLRTDVEYDALGRPSKVWMPNRSKLNNQSPNLQFRYVNADNTIQSVATLTLNNDGSSDTSYTLYDGLGRVRQTQSPGPDGGRLLTDSFYDERGQVRLAYAPYHNTAAPSGSLFTVVDADGIETQTATEYDGLGRPTRSTLLSGNGTGTPLATTTTSYDGDRVTVTPPKGATPTTTISDAHGRTTELRQYQAANPAGPGGPYDSTTYRYDVAGHMTGLTGPQGAQWSWAFDQLGRQTKAVDPDSGTNTKTYDDRGEVTTATDGRGKTVASVYDNLSRLLETHDGSATGPLLTSQTWDKVKGQLATSTRHVTVGGKDYPYTTTVNSYDPLYRPLKTTLTVPSVPGQEALAGDYATGTSYNLDGTVQATSYPAAGSLPTETVAFTYNKLHQSTAVGSNLSAYLAGQTYTLTGKPYRSTLNAGGTTTTITNGYEQGTQRLSVSRTDTENTAVPARANAYTYDEAGNVTELSDVSRTGTDRQCFQYDYLARLTEAFTPTDPACPATPDGGKLGGPAPYWSSYTYNTDGTRKSETRHDVTGDASKDRSRTFTYPAPGAAHPHALLSTGTTTGSGPSTTDSYAYDDSGNTTRRTLSPSAALSSDQSLTWDTENHLANVADTVRTTSSGSTVTTKKSTDYVYDTGGNRLTGHTLDTADPAAESTTLYLGASELTLLKGASKPTATRYYPLGAATAVRTDDNKVTFQATDQHGTADTSINATDGVATQRRTTPFGEDRGTPPASWAGTKGFVGGTKDAATGLTHLGAREYDPTTGRFTSVDPILAPQDPQSLNGYAYSNNNPATLSDPTGLCPADLCGYGTPKGDGSGEIITEAPVDPGNPSAGYCHKGSCKVTDTTGTLRHSKGRHEVFPGVTVPDGWKGEEKFTQKLYDLISQNDYSWQAWLADRSNPDTQAQLRLMVYQACTRMHGACPKSMVLQAVGHEGSLAALIGLGEAGFRGAGGVGAKLGGQKGAAAEVEEEAGTVNPGCGSPNSFPASTEVLLADGSKKAIDKLQIGDEVVATDPETGESAARKVDATILTPDDTDFTILTVRDGASTSTVTATDHHPFWSPSAHAWIDAGDLKPGMTVRSAKGDALPVTGVKHFTKLQPAYNLTVGDLHTYYVLAGTTSILVHNTACPIDSVPGPNGESLPLPKGATGVPVDTGKGFAYDIPSGTEGLDSRVTQVRIMDPVTTGRYQYPNGYVVYMNKAGQSVNPLTGQTIAKSSPFNHLPLP, from the coding sequence CCGGCACCAGCCGTAACCGCGTCTTCACCTATCTGGACGCGCAGGGCACGTGGCGCGAGACCCGTGCCAACACCACCCTCGACGACCTCGGCCGCCCCGTCACCATCGAGGACCTGGGCGACACCGGGAACGACGGTGACGAGACCTGCACCCGGGCCACCTACGCGGACGGCGAGTGGATCCGTACGGCCATGATCCACACCGAGACGGTCGCCGCCACCTGCGCGGCCGAACCCGACCGGGACACCCGCGCCGACGGCACCTCCGTCGTCCTCGCCGACACCCGCACCCGCTACGACGGTCAGGCGTACGGCGCAGCCCCCACCAGCGGCCTCGCCACCATGACGGAGACCCTCAAGTCCCGTACCGGGCACAGCGCCACCTACCTCGACAGCACGGCCGGCTACGACGCCTACGGCCGCCCGCTGACCGCCACCGAGCTCGCCTCCACCAGCGTCTTCGACCCCGACGACGCCGCCAAGGCGCCCAGCACCACCCCGGCGGCCGCTCCCCGCACCACGACGACGGTGTACACACCGGCGACCGGGCGCCCCACCAAGGTCGCGGTCACGGGCCCTCCGGCCACCGCCGGCAACGCCGCCACGGCCCAGTCGACCACGTCCTACCTCGACCTGCTGCGCGGCGTTCCCTACATCACCACCGACGCCAACAACCTGCGTACCGACGTCGAATACGACGCGCTGGGACGGCCGTCCAAGGTGTGGATGCCCAACCGCTCCAAGCTGAACAACCAGTCGCCCAACCTTCAGTTCCGTTACGTCAACGCCGACAACACCATCCAGTCGGTGGCCACGCTCACGCTGAACAACGACGGTTCGTCCGACACCAGTTACACCCTGTACGACGGTCTGGGCCGGGTCCGCCAGACCCAGTCCCCGGGCCCCGACGGCGGGCGCCTGCTCACCGACTCGTTCTACGACGAGCGCGGCCAGGTCCGTCTCGCCTACGCGCCGTACCACAACACCGCAGCGCCGAGCGGTTCGCTGTTCACGGTGGTCGACGCCGACGGCATCGAGACCCAGACCGCGACCGAGTACGACGGCCTGGGGCGGCCCACCAGGTCGACCCTGCTGTCGGGCAACGGCACGGGCACCCCGCTGGCCACCACCACGACGTCCTACGACGGCGACCGCGTCACCGTCACCCCGCCCAAGGGCGCCACTCCCACCACCACGATCAGCGACGCCCACGGGCGCACGACCGAGCTGCGCCAGTACCAGGCCGCCAACCCGGCGGGTCCCGGAGGCCCGTACGACAGCACCACCTACCGCTATGACGTGGCCGGGCACATGACCGGCCTGACCGGTCCGCAGGGCGCCCAGTGGTCCTGGGCCTTCGACCAGCTCGGCCGCCAGACCAAGGCGGTGGACCCGGACAGCGGCACCAACACCAAGACGTACGACGACCGCGGTGAGGTCACCACGGCCACCGACGGGCGCGGCAAGACCGTCGCCAGCGTCTACGACAACCTGTCCCGCCTCCTGGAGACCCACGACGGCTCGGCCACCGGCCCGCTGCTGACCTCGCAGACCTGGGACAAGGTCAAGGGCCAACTGGCCACGTCCACACGGCATGTGACCGTCGGCGGCAAGGACTACCCGTACACGACCACGGTCAACAGCTACGACCCGCTGTACCGGCCGCTCAAGACGACCCTGACGGTTCCCTCCGTTCCGGGTCAGGAGGCTCTGGCCGGCGACTACGCGACGGGCACCAGCTACAACCTGGACGGCACCGTCCAGGCGACGTCCTACCCGGCCGCGGGCAGCCTGCCCACCGAGACGGTGGCCTTCACCTACAACAAGCTCCACCAGTCCACCGCCGTCGGCAGCAACCTGTCGGCCTACCTCGCGGGCCAGACCTACACCCTCACGGGCAAGCCCTACCGCTCCACGCTGAACGCCGGCGGCACCACCACCACGATCACCAACGGCTACGAGCAGGGCACCCAGCGCCTCTCGGTGAGCCGCACCGACACCGAGAACACGGCCGTACCGGCCCGCGCCAACGCCTACACGTACGACGAGGCGGGCAATGTCACCGAGCTGAGCGACGTCTCGCGCACCGGCACGGACCGGCAGTGCTTCCAGTACGACTACCTGGCCCGCCTCACGGAGGCGTTCACACCCACGGACCCGGCCTGCCCCGCCACCCCTGACGGCGGCAAGCTGGGCGGCCCCGCCCCGTACTGGTCCAGCTACACCTACAACACGGACGGCACCCGCAAGTCCGAGACTCGGCACGACGTCACGGGCGACGCGTCGAAGGACCGGTCCCGCACCTTCACCTACCCGGCGCCGGGCGCCGCCCACCCGCACGCCCTGCTCTCCACCGGCACGACGACCGGCAGTGGGCCGTCGACCACCGACTCCTACGCCTACGACGACTCGGGCAACACCACCCGCCGCACGCTGAGCCCGAGCGCGGCCCTCTCCAGCGACCAGTCGCTGACCTGGGACACGGAAAACCACCTGGCCAACGTCGCCGACACCGTCCGGACGACGAGCTCCGGCTCGACGGTGACGACGAAGAAGAGCACGGACTACGTCTACGACACCGGCGGCAACCGCCTCACCGGCCACACTCTCGACACGGCCGACCCGGCCGCCGAAAGCACCACGCTCTACCTGGGTGCCTCCGAACTGACCCTGCTCAAGGGCGCGTCCAAGCCGACGGCCACCCGCTACTACCCGCTCGGCGCGGCCACGGCCGTCCGCACCGACGACAACAAGGTCACCTTCCAGGCCACGGACCAGCACGGCACGGCCGACACGAGCATCAACGCCACGGACGGCGTCGCGACCCAGCGCCGCACCACCCCCTTCGGCGAGGACCGCGGCACGCCTCCGGCGAGCTGGGCCGGCACGAAGGGCTTCGTCGGCGGAACGAAGGACGCGGCGACGGGTCTCACCCACCTCGGCGCCCGCGAATACGACCCGACCACCGGCCGCTTCACCAGCGTCGACCCGATCCTGGCCCCCCAGGACCCGCAGTCGCTCAACGGGTACGCGTACAGCAACAACAACCCGGCGACGCTGAGCGACCCGACGGGGCTCTGCCCGGCCGACTTGTGCGGCTACGGAACTCCGAAGGGCGACGGCTCGGGCGAAATCATTACCGAAGCTCCCGTAGACCCCGGAAACCCCAGCGCGGGCTACTGCCACAAGGGCAGTTGCAAGGTCACCGACACCACGGGCACTCTCCGCCACAGCAAGGGGCGGCACGAAGTCTTCCCGGGTGTAACGGTGCCGGACGGATGGAAGGGCGAGGAAAAATTCACCCAGAAGCTCTATGACCTGATTTCTCAAAACGACTATAGCTGGCAGGCTTGGCTGGCCGATAGGAGCAATCCTGATACCCAGGCCCAGCTACGGCTTATGGTCTATCAGGCTTGTACTCGCATGCATGGGGCGTGCCCCAAAAGCATGGTCCTCCAAGCTGTGGGGCATGAGGGTTCCCTCGCTGCTCTGATTGGGCTGGGCGAAGCCGGGTTCCGTGGTGCCGGAGGCGTGGGGGCGAAGCTCGGAGGGCAAAAAGGGGCGGCTGCAGAGGTCGAGGAAGAGGCTGGCACCGTAAACCCGGGGTGTGGAAGCCCTAACAGTTTTCCAGCCTCCACCGAAGTGTTGCTTGCAGACGGTTCCAAAAAGGCCATAGACAAGCTGCAGATCGGAGACGAAGTTGTCGCTACTGATCCGGAGACCGGGGAATCGGCGGCACGCAAGGTCGATGCCACCATCCTCACTCCGGATGACACCGACTTCACGATCCTGACTGTCAGGGATGGCGCTTCGACAAGCACGGTCACGGCAACGGATCACCATCCCTTCTGGTCACCGAGCGCCCACGCGTGGATCGACGCCGGCGACTTGAAGCCCGGCATGACGGTCCGCTCTGCTAAGGGTGACGCGCTTCCGGTCACGGGCGTCAAGCACTTCACCAAGCTGCAACCGGCTTACAACCTCACCGTCGGCGATCTGCACACGTACTATGTACTCGCCGGGACCACGTCGATCTTGGTCCATAACACCGCTTGCCCGATTGATTCGGTTCCCGGGCCAAACGGGGAGTCGCTCCCATTGCCGAAGGGGGCGACTGGGGTGCCCGTCGATACGGGGAAGGGTTTCGCGTACGATATTCCGTCCGGCACGGAGGGGCTTGACTCGCGAGTGACGCAGGTCCGGATAATGGATCCGGTCACAACTGGCAGGTATCAGTACCCGAATGGGTATGTGGTCTACATGAACAAGGCAGGGCAATCAGTGAATCCGCTAACTGGGCAGACAATCGCCAAGTCCAGTCCCTTCAATCACCTTCCCTTGCCATGA